The segment CAATGCTCACAAGTTCGCCCATAATACCCACAAACATAGCAAGGTTAAGCCAAGGTTGGTCTTTGCCGTACTCTTTGTAAAGGGTTAAAATAAGCCCAATGGAGAGCAAGGGCAAAATGACCATCATGAGCATGCTATAGCCCATGTAGAGAGTAAAACAAAAGGAGAAAAAGTAAAGCAAACACACGTAAACCAACCCCTTTTTAATCAGGGCTTTGTCGGTGCGCACAAAGACGCGCAGGTTTACTTCCACGCCGGCGAGAAACATAAGGTAAAAAAAGCCAATCTCTGCCACAAGCTCAAATAGATAATAATCACTTATAAACCCATAATACCCAGCTAGCATTCCAAGGATGATTTCCACAGAAGGAATGGGCATTTTAAACATTTTTGAAAGATACGGCGAAGTGAAAATAATCACGGCAACGGTGATGAGAATGGAGAGTTCGTTCATGAACTAAAGGCCCAGTACTCTTTTTTCCAGACCCGCTTGTCGGGTTTACATGTAAAGCGTGTTACGTCCCATCGCGGAGTGTTTACATGTAAAAGAGCGCATTCGCACGCCTCTTTTTTTCTAGCACACACTTCCCCAGGGTTGAGAAAAAATGTGCCATTGTTTAGCGAGGCTTCAAAAAAATGCGTATGCCCATACACGACCAAATCTGCCCCCTCTGGTGTGAGGTAAAAAGGGTGGTGCATAAGCTTTACATGTAAGCCTTTGTGGGTGAAACTGTGGGGCTCTTGCACGAGGGCGTAAGTGTCTGCAAGATTGTATAAATGCATGTCGTTGTTACCCAGAACTGCCTTGTAGGGAACGCCGCATTTTTCCAAGAGTTTCAACGTTTTCTCCTCTACGATGTCGCCCGCGTGCAACAAAAACTCCGCTCCATTTTCAATGAGTGTGTCGATGCAAAACTTCGCTAAATCACTTCGGCGGTGCGAATCAGATAAAACCCCTAGCGTCACTCTGGAATTACCTTATGTTTGCACTTAATACATTCAAGCAAGGCTTTGCCCCGAAGGGTTTTGGCTGCCATGAGGTACCCGCACTCAGGGCACGGTGTAGCGGTGGGTTCATAGGTGGAGATGAAGGTGCACTTGGGGTAGTTGGCGCACCCGTAAAATTTCCCACGTCTGGAGCTTCGTTGTAAGATGTCGCCGCCGCATTCTGGGCAAGGGACGTCTAGCTTGGCGGGTGCGGCTTTGGGCGAAGCGGCGAGGTTTTTGGAGTATTTGCATTTAGGAAAAGCGCTGCACGCGATGAACTCGCCATAGCGCCCTTTGCGTTGCAATAAAGGCGCACCGCACTCTGGGCAGTCTTCGCCAGTAGGAATGGCGACTTTTTGGCTAGCGATATTTTTCTTTCCTTCTTCAATTTGAGCAATGAAAGGCCCGTAGAATTCGCTGAGCACGTGTTGCCAATCGCGGCTGTTTTCTGCAATCTCATCGAGCTTTTCTTCCATGGACGAGGTAAAGTTGCTATCGACAATCTCAGCAAAGTTTTTTTCCAAAAGTTCAATCACCACAAAGGCAGTGTCGGTGGGGACGAGTTGTTTTTTTTCTACATTAATGTAATCGCGTGCCGTGAGCAAGGAGACCGTGGGTGCGTAAGTAGAAGGTCGCCCGATGCCAAGGCTTTCGAGTTTTTTAATCAAACTCGCTTCTGAGTAACGTGCGGGTGGCTCGGTAAAGTGTTGGTTGGCCACAAGCGAGTCCAAAAAGGCACGGTCTCCTGTGGTGAGCGTGGGCAGGAGCTTGTCTTTGTCGCTGTTGCCGTAGACTTTGTAAAAGCCATCAAAGACCAGTTTGCGTCCGCTGGCTTTGAACACTCCTTTATTACATGTAAAGAAAACTGTTTGAGACTCAAACTGAGCGTCAGTCATCTGGCACGCAAGAAATCGGGTGTAGATGAGGGTGTAGAGTCTGAGTTCGTCTTTGTCTAAAAACTTGGCGGCGACTTCGGGAGTGAAGTCAATGACCGTAGGGCGGATGGCCTCGTGGGCTTCTTGGGCGCCTTTGGATTTGGTGCTGTAAAAAGCGGGCTTGGCAGGCAAATAGGCCGTGCCGTAGGTACTTTTGATGTGTTCTCTGGCTTTGTCTACCGCTTCTTTGGCAAGGCTCAACGAGTCTGTCCGCATGTAGGTGATGACCCCTTGGGTACCTTGGTGGGTCTTGACCCCTTCGTACAAGCTTTGGGCGAGCATCATGGTTTTCTTAGGTGAAAAGCCCAGCATAGACGAAGCGGTTTGTTGTAAGGTGGAGGTCATAAACGGTGGTGGCGAAGAGGTTTTGCGTGCTTTGGTTTCGATGGTACCAACAGTGTAGGTTTCCTCTTTGAGGTTCGTCTCAATGTAGCGCGCGCGGTCTCCTTGAGAGATGGTCATCTTGTCGATTTTTTGGCCCTCAAACTCTACCAATTGCGCTTCGACGTTGCCGTTAAAGAGCGCATCTAAGCTCCAGTACTCTTCAGGTTTAAAGGCGCGGATTTCACGCTCGCGGTCGACGACGATTTTGAGGGCGGAGGATTGCACGCGGCCAGCACTGAGGCCTTTTTGGATCTTGGAAGCTAGAAGTGGGGAGAGTTTGTACCCCACGATGCGGTCGAGCAAGCGTCTGGTTTGTTGGGCGTTGATGCTTTGGATGTCGAGCTTTCTAGGGTTTTCAAGGGCGTGGATGATAGCGGTTTTGGTGATTTCGTGAAAGACAATGCGGGGTAATTCTTCAGGCTCCTTGCCAATGGCCATGGCAATGTGGTAGCCGATGGCTTCTCCTTCGCGGTCCTCATCCGTCGCGATAAAAACGGTGTCGCTTGCTTTGGCTTTGGCTTTGATTTCGCTGACGATTTTGGCATTTTCTTTGGCGACGCGGTATTCGGGCTTGAAAGTGCCCTCTTCGATTTTGATGCCAAAACTGCTTTTGGGAAGGTCACGCACATGACCTTTGGAGGCGATAACTTCGTACTCTTTGCCCAAAAAGTTTTTGATGGTTTTGGCTTTTGTGGGGGATTCGACGATGATTAAGTGTTTCAAAATACTGTCCTGCTTTCCATTTAATGGTGCAATTCTAGCAGAAAAAGGAAAATTTGTAAGGCAGGGGTATAAAGTTTTTTGCTAAGGGAGCGATATGGTTTCTAACAGCAAGGATGCTGAATACACTTAAAAGGATTTAAGATGAGTTTCCGTATTAACACCAACGTATCGGCGATGAACGCCCACACGTCTAGCGTTGCCAACAACCGTAACCTTTCGGGTTCTTTGGCGAAACTTTCCTCAGGTTTGAGAATCAACACTGCCGCTGATGATGCATCAGGTATGGCTATTGCTGACTCTCTTCGTTCACAAGCAAGTGCACTTGGTCAGGCTATCAACAACGCAAATGACGCGATTTCGATGGCACAAACTGCCGACAAGGCGATGGACGAGCAATTAAAAATCCTCGACACCATCAAAGTCAAAGCAACCCAAGCGGCACAAGATGGCCAAAATGCTAACTCACGTAAAGCCCTTCAAGCGGACATCAAACGTCTTACTGAGCAACTTGACAACATTGCAGGTCAAACAACCTTTAACGGCAAAAGCTTGCTTTCAGGTTCGTTTACCAATGCTCAGTTTCAAGTGGGTGCTTACAGCGGCCAAACGGTTAGTATGTCTATTGGTGCAACTAGCTCCGATAAAATCGGCCAAACCCGTTTTGAAACTAGTGATATGGGTGGAACCCTAACGAGTTCTGCTGTTGTAACATTTACCGATGTACGCGGCAACACAACTGACTTTGAAGGTGTTGTTATTTCTACAAGTGCAGGTACAGGTATCGGTGCTTTGGCAGAAGTCATTAACAAAAACTCTGACCTTACAGGTGTAACAGCAAGTTGGAGCTTGACACAAACCAGTTCAGCAGCCGTCACTTCAGGCTCAGTGTCCACCTTGACTATTAACGGCATTATTGTTGCTGAGAGCCTTGATGTCGAGGCCAATGACCGCAGTGGGGTGCTTGTAGATGCGATTAACCAGTATAAGGAAACAACAGGCGTTACAGCAAGCGTAGATGCTCGCGGTAATCTTGAACTAACCTCTACTGATGGTCGCGCTATCGAGGCTTCTGGTTTTGGTGGTGTTGAGGGTGGTGATATTGAAGGTACCTTTACAGGACGTTTAACACTCATGAGCGCAGGTGCGGCGGATATTCAAATGACTATCGCGGGCGCAGCTGACCTTGACACATCAGGCGCGAACGAGAAAAGTGTAAGTCTTCGCGATATGATGAGCGAGATTGACAATGACACTGCCGAAGCAATGGGCGCTTTTGCTAACGACAATGTAATGGGTGCAACTGATGAGCTAGGTGCAGGTGTTACTACCTTTACAGGCGCACAAGCGATGATGAAAGTAGCGCAATCTGCTCAAGAAAAACTTGACAGCATCCGTGCGGACATCGGTTCTGCTCAAAACCAATTGGTAGCAACCGTGAACAACATCTCTGTAACACAAGTAAACGTGAAAGCGGCTGAATCTCAGATTCGCGACGTTGACTTTGCTGCTGAGTCTGCGAGCTTCTCTAAGTTTAACATCCTTGCACAATCAGGAAGTTATGCCATGAGCCAAGCTAACGCGGTACAGCAAAACGTACTCAGACTACTTCAGTAGTCTCGGGTTGATTTTTAAGCCGATGGGAGGAGACTCTCATCGGCTTTTTTGGTTTAAGGGGCATGGTTTTTGCTTTACATGTAAGACCTTAATCTAAAAGGCGGATGATGGAATTTTTTGAAACTAATCTTTCTGTGCTTGATACACACAACCCTCCTCTTGCACGTCGCCTTCGTGTTGTAGGGGAATTAAAACATTTTGAGATTTTTATGGACGAGGGCAATGTCGCCTCGCTCAATGCAGTGCACACAACCCATTTTACCCCTCTTTATGAAGGCTCTCCTGCGCAAAGTGTAGAGGAAGATACTGCGCGTTACGTAGCTTTTGATGAACATCCCTTTCTTTACATGTATGGACTAGGCAATGGGATGCTCATCAAAACGCTACTGGCAAACCCAAAACATGAGCGCATCGTAGTGGTGGAGCCTGAAGATGAGCTGGCGTTTGTAGTGCTGCATATGGTGGATTTTTCTGCTGAGCTTCAAAGCGGAAGGTTGGCACTTTTTGGGCAAGAGGAGGTGAATTTCCCTAATGCTTTGGCCCTCTTTGGGCATTTGAAAGAACAGCGCTACGCAAGGGTGTACGACTTACATGTAACGACAGAGTATTATTTAAAGTGCCATGAACTTGCGCTGAGGACGACCAATCAGGTATTTTTAGAAGCTCTGTATCATGGAATCAATGCGGCTGGAAATGACCCAACCGATAGTCTTATTGGGCTTAAACACCATCTTGTCAATCTTCCCAAGGTGCTCAAAACCCCTCCCGCACTAGAGCTTTTTAAGAAGCTTGGCACGACAGAAATCGCCGTGCTTGTCTCTACGGGCCCTTCGCTTACTAAACAACTTCCTCTTTTAAAACGCATTGCGCCTTATGTGCGCATCGTGGCAGCGGATGCTAGCTTTCCTGTGCTTTACCGTGCGGGCATCAAGCCTGATGTGGTGGTTTCCATAGAGCGGGTGGTGGAAAGTGCGAAGTTTTTCACAGAGCTTCCCAAGGAGGCCTTTGAGGGCGTGGTGTTTGCGCTCACTTCTTTGCAACACAAAGAAGTGCTAGAGAGCATCAAGGGGGGTACTTTACAGGTGAGTTTGCGCCCTCTTGGGTACATGATGCTCACAGGACCCGATGAGTGGGGATACATTGGCCTAGGAATGAGCGCCGCGAATATGGCGTACGAGCTTATCTACCACAGCAAATTTAAAACATGTATGTTGATAGGGCAGGATTTGGCCTACGGGGAAGATGGCACTTCACACGCAGAAGGCCATGTGTTTGGAAGCACTAATGTTAAAGAAAAAGAAGCCGACGCATGGGTTGAAGGCTGGGGTGGGGTAGGGCGTGTACGTACCAACCATACGTGGGACATGTTTCGTAAGTTTTTTGAAAAAGACATAGCAGAGACAAAGGCGCGGATGCTCACCATTAATGCAACAGAAGGCGGAGCGAGCATTTACGGGGCGGTTGAAATCCCTTTTGCTGAGGCTGTGGCTTTACATGTAAAGCAAGAGAAAGTAAAAATACCGCTTGAGTTGCGCTACGCAAGCCAAAAGGATGCAGTGCGCATTGGCGCTGAGGTGGAGCGCAAAGTGGAAGAGATGGCTACGTACACCCAAGCGCTTTTAGAAGAAACCAAGGCGCTTTTTTTGGATGTGGCGGCTGCGAGTGAAGATGAGGCAACAAGTGCGACTGTTTTTGAAGAGTTGATGGTGCGCATAGAAAAAGTCAAAGAGCGCTTTGAAGAGCCGCTTTTTGAAAAAGTGGTGTGGCACATAGCTCAGTCGATGATGCTTTCTCAGGAAATTTCTCTTGCATCCCTTGAAGTGCAAAAGGTCGAAACGGCAGCACAACAAGAGGAGAAAACCCGCGCGCTTGTGGAGGCGTACAAGTCGTGGTTGTTCGCTTTTGCGGGGATTATGGATGCGATTTTAAAGACCATTACCTTTGCTAAAACACGAAGGCTCATCGATGAGGTGGAGCGCATTGACGTCGAAGTGGAAGGCAAGGTGATAGATAGCTTTACATGTAAAGAACTCAAACCCACGTTTGGGCGGGTGTTTGACGTGGATATGCGCGGGATTTTGTACGACATGCCAGACATGCATGTGGGCAAAGCCGCGGTTTTTAAAGACGCCAAAACGGGCAAGGTGCTGCCAGAAGCGTTCGTGAGCGTCATCACACGAGAGGATGAGAAATACAATGAACTCAGCTTCATGAAAAGCCTCGAAGAGCCCATCGACGAAGAGAAGATAAAAGACCTCTACTGTCCCAACGCCATCGGGTTCTTGGCCACGGAAGAAAATCTGGCGGATGAGGAGTTTGTGGGGTATATTAAAGAGTTGATGGAGCGATTTCCTGATGTGGAGTTTAAGGGGTTTTGTTTTGGTGGAAATATAAAAGAGTTTTACGAAATTTTTGTCGACACTAAAAAATGCAAGGCTTTAGTTGTTGGCCACATAGAGAGTATTGCAACAACAATAGGTTTTTGGATTCACAATAGTAAAGATGTGAAAACCAATGCTATCATAAAAGTTTTGCCTGATAATTATGGTGTTTTATTTTGTTACTTTGATGGTAATTTTGAAAAAACAATCATCGACTTAGAAAATACATACCATCAAAGCAATCAGCTTGCTTTAAAAAAATACAGGTTACTTTTTGGGGATACAAAACCATGGATTACGAATTTTTATATAGAAACGCTCTATAATGGCCTTTTTGAGGAGTTTGGCTACAAGGAGTGCAAAATAGACATACATTCAACTTTTAAAGAGTTTAATATATTAAGAATCTCTTTATGTCTCTCAAATTTTCAGTTTTATAAACAACTTGTTAAATTGAGAAAATTACTCAAATAAAAACGAGAAAGGCAGCTTAGCTTGAATTTAAATAAACTTATTATTAAGCCAACATTACAGTGCACGGCCGATTGTTTTGGGTGTGTTTCTAGACGTTCTTTGCATAAAGAAAAGCGAAAACTAGAACAAGTAACCCTATGGCGGTGGAAAGAAATTTTAGAAGAAGCGGTTGCTCTGGGTTGCAGGAATCTTGAAATCAGTGGGGGAGAGCCCACTCTATATAAAAATTTATTAGAAATAATTGAGCTAGGAAAAAGGCTTGGTTTACATGTGCATATGAATACAAATGGGAGCATGATTAATGATGCTTATGCTGAAAAATTAATGGAATCAGGACTTGATAGCATTATGCTGTCTCTATATAGCCACGATGCAAATACTCTAGATTCCATGAGGAGAAGCAAGGGTCTGTGGAAAAAAGCTACAGCTACAGCAGCAGCAATAAATAAGGCAAGAATAAGGTTCCCAAACTTTAACTTTTACACTCAAACCATATTGTGTCGAGAAAATTTTAAAGATTTTAATCATCTGATAGCGTTGCATTATAGTATCGGTTCAGACAGAATGGCAATCTCTTATCTGGAGGGGGATTTCCAAAAAAAATTTTTACTTAAAAAGGATGAAATTAAGTATTTTCGAGAAACAGTTATTCCCAAAAGCATTAGTTTAGTTAGTGAGCTTGGGATTTATAATAAAAGAGAGGCTGTTGGTGCTTTAAAAATGTTATATGCTGAAGAGATTAGTACTCTTGATGATTTCTCTCAAGGCATTTACTGGAAAAATAAAAAGTGTTCTGTTCCGTCCAGCTCGGCATTAATTCTTTCAAATGGCGATATTCACCCATGCAATATTGTGGAATACGCCCATAAACCTATTATGGGAAATATCATAAAAAATAACTTAACCGATTTATGGAATTCGGACTTGTGGAATCAGTATCGAATTCATTTGCATGAAAAATGTGAACTTTGTCCAATGAATATTCACACCTCGCTTGGGCTTAATGAATTTAAATTTACTAGAATGACCCAAGAAGAGCTTGATAAATTAAATATTTTGGCAGGTTCTCTCCCTAGCTCAAGTAATATTGTTGAGATTGGTTCTTATTACGGCGCATCATCCTTGGCTATTGCAAAAGGAATTAGCCTAAAAGAAAATGCAATACTTTTTTGTATTGACACGTGGAAAAACACATCAATGTCGGAAAGTGATAAAGATATTTATGAGGAATTTTTAGTAAACATAGATACACATAAGCACTTGATTAGGCCAATTAGGGGGTATAGTCACAATGTGCACAATCAGATAAAACATCTTGCAAAAAGTGGAATCGATATGCTTTTTATTGATGGTGATCACTCGTATGAAGGCGTTAAGAGGGATTGGGACTTGTACTCTCCCATGCTAAAAAGTGGTTCTGTGGTTATTTTTCATGATGTTGGATGGGCCGAAGGGGTAAAAAAAGTTATAAGAGAAAATGTGAAACCCGTTGTATTTAAGGAGTCAAATTTTGAACTACCAAATATGTATTGGGCCTGGATAAAGTGATCTTAAGTGTTATAATACCCACCAAAGACAGATCAAGCCTATTGGCAAAAGCCCTAGGAAGTATTGAAAGACAAACACTTCCTGAAAAATTATTTGAAATACTTGTGATTGATAACGGTTCTGCTGACAATACCAGAGAAATCGTCAAACAATATGAAGCCAAAATTGAAAATTTAAGATATTTTTATGATGCTACTGCTGGCCTGCACACGGGAAGACATGTAGGATTGAGAGAATCTAGAGCCGATCTACTGGTATATCTTGATGATGATGTTGAGTTATTCCCTAATCACTTATGCAGCGTTTTGGAATCATTTGAAGACAAGTGTGTGGCCTTGGTTGGAGGAAAAAACCTGCCTGTTTTTGAAGAAAATCCTCCAGCATGGCTTTTGTCAATGTGGAGAAAGGAAGGCATGGTAGGACAGTTGAGTGTTCTTGATTTGGGTGATAAAATGAAAGAAATAGACTCCTCTTTTGTTTGGGGCTGCAACTTCTCTGTTAGAAAATCAGTGCTATATTTGGCAAACGGCTTCCATCCTGATGCTTTTCCCCAGGAGTTTATTAGGCTTCGAGGGGACGGGGAAAGCCATGTGTCGGACTATGTGAAGGAAAATGGCTATAAAACAATATATAACCCAGGCGCAAGTGTTTATCATTTTGTATCAAAAGAGCGAATGACGGAAGAGTATTTTTGCAAAAGAATGTTTAATCAGGGCATTTCAAATTCGTACTCAAAGCTAAGAAAGTATCAAAAGTTTAGTGATTTGAAAAATAGGTTTGAAAAAAAAATTATCCCCCCAATGACCTTAGAAGATAAAATGAATAATGCCTATCTTGATGGATATATTTTTCATCAAATTGAATGTTTGAAGGATGCTGAATTATTAAAATGGGTTTTGAAGGAAAGGTATTTTGAATAAATATAAAAAAGTTTTATTAAATGGTATGTAGATGGTTTAGGCAACTAATTAACTTGCTAATGCTTAAAGCTCGGTTGATGGTGGTGGTTAAAAGAAAAGGAAATATTCAGATTGAAACACCTCGGACCATAAGTTTGAAATCACTATTTTATTGTGATGGCAAATATATTAAAATTGGAAAAAACACCATCGTTAGGGAATATGCTTATATCCGCCTGTATGGGGGAAGTGTTGAGATAGGGGAAGATTGTTCAATAAATCCATTTTGTGTTATTTATGGACACGGTGGACTTTTTATTGGAAATAATGTCAGAATAGCAGCACATTGTACAATAATACCAGCAAACCATATCTATAAAGATCCCAATAAGCCGATTTCTCAACAAGGAGAGACACGTTTGGGAATTAAAATCCATGATGATGTATGGATTGGCACAGGGGTTAGAATACTGGATGGAGTTGAAATTGGAGAGGGCAGTGTTGTGGCAGCGGGTAGCGTCGTTGTTAAAAGTATCCCGCCATATTCTGTTGTTGCTGGGGTTCCTGCAAAAATAATAAAAAAAAGAAAAATTAATGATATGGCGGGAGAGAGTATTGACAACTATTAAAATAATATGGTTTACTGTGTTTATATAAAATGATTTTTACCATACAAAAAAGTGAGCCGGTTAGTTATTGATGACAGGAAGGGCTATTTATGACCAAAAAAATATATCAATCAGAAGTTGATTTTTCTAAAAATCCACTAGAAAACTATAGTTATTTTACCTCTATGG is part of the Sulfurospirillum tamanense genome and harbors:
- a CDS encoding acyltransferase: MVVVKRKGNIQIETPRTISLKSLFYCDGKYIKIGKNTIVREYAYIRLYGGSVEIGEDCSINPFCVIYGHGGLFIGNNVRIAAHCTIIPANHIYKDPNKPISQQGETRLGIKIHDDVWIGTGVRILDGVEIGEGSVVAAGSVVVKSIPPYSVVAGVPAKIIKKRKINDMAGESIDNY
- a CDS encoding motility associated factor glycosyltransferase family protein, which encodes MEFFETNLSVLDTHNPPLARRLRVVGELKHFEIFMDEGNVASLNAVHTTHFTPLYEGSPAQSVEEDTARYVAFDEHPFLYMYGLGNGMLIKTLLANPKHERIVVVEPEDELAFVVLHMVDFSAELQSGRLALFGQEEVNFPNALALFGHLKEQRYARVYDLHVTTEYYLKCHELALRTTNQVFLEALYHGINAAGNDPTDSLIGLKHHLVNLPKVLKTPPALELFKKLGTTEIAVLVSTGPSLTKQLPLLKRIAPYVRIVAADASFPVLYRAGIKPDVVVSIERVVESAKFFTELPKEAFEGVVFALTSLQHKEVLESIKGGTLQVSLRPLGYMMLTGPDEWGYIGLGMSAANMAYELIYHSKFKTCMLIGQDLAYGEDGTSHAEGHVFGSTNVKEKEADAWVEGWGGVGRVRTNHTWDMFRKFFEKDIAETKARMLTINATEGGASIYGAVEIPFAEAVALHVKQEKVKIPLELRYASQKDAVRIGAEVERKVEEMATYTQALLEETKALFLDVAAASEDEATSATVFEELMVRIEKVKERFEEPLFEKVVWHIAQSMMLSQEISLASLEVQKVETAAQQEEKTRALVEAYKSWLFAFAGIMDAILKTITFAKTRRLIDEVERIDVEVEGKVIDSFTCKELKPTFGRVFDVDMRGILYDMPDMHVGKAAVFKDAKTGKVLPEAFVSVITREDEKYNELSFMKSLEEPIDEEKIKDLYCPNAIGFLATEENLADEEFVGYIKELMERFPDVEFKGFCFGGNIKEFYEIFVDTKKCKALVVGHIESIATTIGFWIHNSKDVKTNAIIKVLPDNYGVLFCYFDGNFEKTIIDLENTYHQSNQLALKKYRLLFGDTKPWITNFYIETLYNGLFEEFGYKECKIDIHSTFKEFNILRISLCLSNFQFYKQLVKLRKLLK
- a CDS encoding flagellin B, with protein sequence MSFRINTNVSAMNAHTSSVANNRNLSGSLAKLSSGLRINTAADDASGMAIADSLRSQASALGQAINNANDAISMAQTADKAMDEQLKILDTIKVKATQAAQDGQNANSRKALQADIKRLTEQLDNIAGQTTFNGKSLLSGSFTNAQFQVGAYSGQTVSMSIGATSSDKIGQTRFETSDMGGTLTSSAVVTFTDVRGNTTDFEGVVISTSAGTGIGALAEVINKNSDLTGVTASWSLTQTSSAAVTSGSVSTLTINGIIVAESLDVEANDRSGVLVDAINQYKETTGVTASVDARGNLELTSTDGRAIEASGFGGVEGGDIEGTFTGRLTLMSAGAADIQMTIAGAADLDTSGANEKSVSLRDMMSEIDNDTAEAMGAFANDNVMGATDELGAGVTTFTGAQAMMKVAQSAQEKLDSIRADIGSAQNQLVATVNNISVTQVNVKAAESQIRDVDFAAESASFSKFNILAQSGSYAMSQANAVQQNVLRLLQ
- a CDS encoding glycosyltransferase family 2 protein; translated protein: MILSVIIPTKDRSSLLAKALGSIERQTLPEKLFEILVIDNGSADNTREIVKQYEAKIENLRYFYDATAGLHTGRHVGLRESRADLLVYLDDDVELFPNHLCSVLESFEDKCVALVGGKNLPVFEENPPAWLLSMWRKEGMVGQLSVLDLGDKMKEIDSSFVWGCNFSVRKSVLYLANGFHPDAFPQEFIRLRGDGESHVSDYVKENGYKTIYNPGASVYHFVSKERMTEEYFCKRMFNQGISNSYSKLRKYQKFSDLKNRFEKKIIPPMTLEDKMNNAYLDGYIFHQIECLKDAELLKWVLKERYFE
- the topA gene encoding type I DNA topoisomerase, which gives rise to MKHLIIVESPTKAKTIKNFLGKEYEVIASKGHVRDLPKSSFGIKIEEGTFKPEYRVAKENAKIVSEIKAKAKASDTVFIATDEDREGEAIGYHIAMAIGKEPEELPRIVFHEITKTAIIHALENPRKLDIQSINAQQTRRLLDRIVGYKLSPLLASKIQKGLSAGRVQSSALKIVVDREREIRAFKPEEYWSLDALFNGNVEAQLVEFEGQKIDKMTISQGDRARYIETNLKEETYTVGTIETKARKTSSPPPFMTSTLQQTASSMLGFSPKKTMMLAQSLYEGVKTHQGTQGVITYMRTDSLSLAKEAVDKAREHIKSTYGTAYLPAKPAFYSTKSKGAQEAHEAIRPTVIDFTPEVAAKFLDKDELRLYTLIYTRFLACQMTDAQFESQTVFFTCNKGVFKASGRKLVFDGFYKVYGNSDKDKLLPTLTTGDRAFLDSLVANQHFTEPPARYSEASLIKKLESLGIGRPSTYAPTVSLLTARDYINVEKKQLVPTDTAFVVIELLEKNFAEIVDSNFTSSMEEKLDEIAENSRDWQHVLSEFYGPFIAQIEEGKKNIASQKVAIPTGEDCPECGAPLLQRKGRYGEFIACSAFPKCKYSKNLAASPKAAPAKLDVPCPECGGDILQRSSRRGKFYGCANYPKCTFISTYEPTATPCPECGYLMAAKTLRGKALLECIKCKHKVIPE
- a CDS encoding class I SAM-dependent methyltransferase, translating into MNLNKLIIKPTLQCTADCFGCVSRRSLHKEKRKLEQVTLWRWKEILEEAVALGCRNLEISGGEPTLYKNLLEIIELGKRLGLHVHMNTNGSMINDAYAEKLMESGLDSIMLSLYSHDANTLDSMRRSKGLWKKATATAAAINKARIRFPNFNFYTQTILCRENFKDFNHLIALHYSIGSDRMAISYLEGDFQKKFLLKKDEIKYFRETVIPKSISLVSELGIYNKREAVGALKMLYAEEISTLDDFSQGIYWKNKKCSVPSSSALILSNGDIHPCNIVEYAHKPIMGNIIKNNLTDLWNSDLWNQYRIHLHEKCELCPMNIHTSLGLNEFKFTRMTQEELDKLNILAGSLPSSSNIVEIGSYYGASSLAIAKGISLKENAILFCIDTWKNTSMSESDKDIYEEFLVNIDTHKHLIRPIRGYSHNVHNQIKHLAKSGIDMLFIDGDHSYEGVKRDWDLYSPMLKSGSVVIFHDVGWAEGVKKVIRENVKPVVFKESNFELPNMYWAWIK
- a CDS encoding YfcE family phosphodiesterase — encoded protein: MTLGVLSDSHRRSDLAKFCIDTLIENGAEFLLHAGDIVEEKTLKLLEKCGVPYKAVLGNNDMHLYNLADTYALVQEPHSFTHKGLHVKLMHHPFYLTPEGADLVVYGHTHFFEASLNNGTFFLNPGEVCARKKEACECALLHVNTPRWDVTRFTCKPDKRVWKKEYWAFSS